In the genome of Polaribacter sp. MED152, one region contains:
- a CDS encoding aconitate hydratase translates to MAFDIDMIKQVYANMTERVDAARKITGKPLTLAEKILYSHLWEGNPTKELERGKDYVDFAPDRIACQDATAQMALLQFMQAGKAKVAVPTTVHCDHLIQAKEGAATDLKHANNTSSEVFNFLESVSNKYGIGFWKPGAGIIHQVVLENYAFPGGMMIGTDSHTVNAGGLGMVAIGVGGADAVDVMAGMAWELKFPKLIGVKLTGKLSGWTAPKDVILKVAEILTVKGGTGAIVEYFGPGATSMSCTGKGTICNMGAEIGATTSTFGYDESMERYLRATDREDVANAANEIKDYLTADSEVYENPEQYFDQVIEINLSELGPLLNGPFTPDLSTPVGAAMADKANANDWPLAVEWGLIGSCTNSSYEDLSRASSIAQQAIDKGLKIKAELGINPGSEQVRYTAERDGILGIFENLDAKIFTNACGPCIGQWARYSDPKNAPKNSIVHSFNRNFAKRADGNPNTHAFVASPELTAAIAVAGRLDFNPLTDKLINENGEEVMFDEPTGWELPPKGFDVKDNGYLAPDEDGSGVVVSVSDDSERLQLLTPFTPLGSTINGAKLLIKAFGKCTTDHISMAGPWLRFRGHLDNIANNTLIGAVNAFNKKTNFVKNQLTGEYDAVPAVQREYKKEGIKTVVVGDHNYGEGSSREHAAMQPRHLGVAAVIVKSFARIHETNLKKQGMLGLTFANEADYDLIQEDDTFNFVDLNEFAPDKQLTLEIVHKDGSSDTIKLNHTYNKAQIDWYNEGSALNLIKKQNA, encoded by the coding sequence ATGGCATTTGATATTGACATGATCAAACAGGTTTACGCGAATATGACTGAACGTGTGGACGCTGCTCGTAAAATTACAGGTAAACCACTTACGCTAGCAGAAAAGATTTTGTATTCTCACTTATGGGAAGGCAATCCTACAAAAGAATTAGAAAGAGGTAAAGATTATGTAGATTTTGCTCCAGATAGAATTGCATGTCAAGATGCAACTGCTCAAATGGCATTATTACAGTTTATGCAAGCAGGTAAAGCTAAAGTAGCTGTGCCAACTACTGTTCATTGTGATCACTTAATACAAGCTAAAGAAGGTGCTGCAACAGATTTAAAGCACGCAAATAATACAAGTAGTGAAGTTTTTAATTTTTTAGAATCAGTTTCTAATAAATACGGAATTGGATTTTGGAAACCAGGAGCAGGTATTATTCACCAAGTAGTTTTAGAAAACTATGCATTTCCTGGAGGAATGATGATTGGTACAGATTCACATACAGTAAATGCTGGTGGATTAGGAATGGTAGCTATTGGAGTAGGAGGTGCAGATGCAGTAGATGTAATGGCTGGTATGGCTTGGGAATTAAAATTCCCAAAATTAATTGGTGTTAAGTTAACAGGTAAATTATCTGGTTGGACAGCTCCTAAAGATGTAATCTTAAAAGTTGCAGAGATATTAACTGTTAAAGGTGGTACAGGTGCAATCGTTGAATATTTTGGGCCAGGTGCAACTTCTATGTCTTGTACAGGTAAAGGAACTATTTGTAACATGGGTGCAGAAATAGGTGCAACCACATCTACTTTTGGTTATGACGAATCTATGGAGCGTTATTTAAGAGCTACAGATAGAGAAGATGTTGCAAATGCAGCAAATGAAATTAAAGATTATTTAACTGCAGATTCTGAAGTTTATGAGAATCCAGAACAATATTTTGATCAAGTAATTGAAATTAATTTATCTGAATTAGGACCGTTATTAAACGGACCTTTTACACCAGATTTATCTACTCCAGTAGGTGCTGCAATGGCAGATAAGGCTAATGCAAACGATTGGCCTTTAGCTGTTGAATGGGGATTAATTGGTTCTTGTACCAACTCTTCTTACGAAGATTTATCTAGAGCCTCTTCTATTGCACAACAAGCTATCGATAAAGGTCTTAAAATTAAGGCTGAATTAGGTATAAATCCTGGTTCTGAGCAAGTTAGATATACTGCAGAGAGAGATGGTATTTTAGGCATTTTTGAAAATTTAGATGCTAAAATCTTTACAAATGCTTGTGGACCATGTATTGGGCAATGGGCAAGATATTCAGATCCTAAAAATGCACCAAAAAATAGTATAGTTCACTCTTTCAATAGAAACTTTGCTAAAAGAGCAGATGGTAATCCAAATACTCACGCATTTGTTGCATCACCAGAATTAACAGCAGCAATTGCAGTTGCAGGTCGTTTAGATTTTAATCCTTTAACGGATAAATTAATCAACGAAAATGGTGAAGAAGTTATGTTTGATGAGCCAACAGGTTGGGAATTACCTCCAAAAGGTTTTGACGTAAAAGATAATGGTTACTTAGCTCCTGATGAAGATGGCAGTGGAGTAGTAGTTTCTGTAAGTGATGATTCAGAAAGATTACAATTATTAACACCTTTTACTCCTTTAGGTAGTACAATTAATGGTGCTAAATTGTTAATTAAAGCATTTGGTAAATGTACTACAGACCATATTTCTATGGCTGGACCTTGGTTACGTTTTAGAGGACATTTAGATAATATTGCAAATAATACGTTAATTGGAGCAGTAAACGCATTCAATAAGAAAACAAATTTTGTAAAAAATCAATTAACAGGTGAGTATGATGCTGTTCCTGCTGTACAAAGAGAGTATAAGAAAGAAGGTATTAAAACTGTTGTTGTTGGAGATCATAATTATGGTGAAGGTTCATCTAGAGAGCATGCAGCAATGCAACCAAGACATTTAGGTGTTGCAGCAGTAATTGTAAAATCTTTTGCTAGAATTCATGAAACTAACTTGAAAAAACAAGGAATGTTAGGTTTAACGTTTGCTAATGAAGCTGATTATGATTTAATTCAAGAAGATGATACATTCAACTTTGTAGATTTAAATGAGTTTGCTCCAGACAAACAATTAACTTTAGAGATTGTGCATAAAGATGGTAGTTCTGATACTATCAAATTAAATCACACATATAACAAAGCTCAAATTGATTGGTATAATGAAGGTTCTGCTTTAAATTTAATTAAAAAGCAAAACGCATAA
- a CDS encoding nitrate/nitrite transporter translates to MKTPKYILPIIVISQFCCTSLWFATNGVMNAVINEYHLEANAIGYLTSAVQFGFIIGTLLFALFTISDRFSPSKVFFISAICAALFNYSFVLETFELPYLLIFRFLTGFFLAGIYPVGMKIATDYYDKGLGKSLGYLVGALVLGTALPHLIKDLFVTTSWRFVITTTSVLSISGGILLVLFVKNGPFRKKSNSFDLSIISSVFKQPKFKQASFGYFGHMWELYTFWALVPVLLVSYNQLYANLNIDISLLSFVIIGIGSISCIFTGYISNKIGVKKTSFIFLTGSFICCLISPFAFLLENQTLFISFLMIWSFLVIGDSPMFSTLVANNVNAKNKGTALTIVNCIGYAITIISILIFTKLSLAFQSNFIYMLLGIGPLLGIIALKKRA, encoded by the coding sequence ATGAAAACACCAAAATACATACTTCCTATTATTGTAATTTCTCAGTTTTGTTGCACCTCTTTATGGTTTGCTACAAATGGAGTCATGAATGCTGTTATTAACGAATATCATTTAGAAGCAAATGCAATTGGTTACCTAACATCTGCAGTACAGTTTGGTTTTATTATAGGAACTTTATTATTTGCGCTATTTACAATAAGTGATCGTTTTTCACCATCTAAAGTATTTTTTATTAGCGCAATTTGTGCTGCACTATTTAATTATTCCTTTGTACTTGAAACTTTTGAGTTACCTTATTTACTGATTTTTAGATTTTTAACAGGATTTTTTCTTGCTGGAATTTATCCTGTAGGAATGAAGATTGCCACTGATTATTATGATAAAGGTCTAGGCAAATCTCTAGGGTATCTTGTTGGAGCATTGGTTTTAGGTACTGCTCTACCCCATTTAATAAAAGATTTATTCGTTACAACTTCTTGGAGATTTGTAATTACAACTACATCTGTATTATCTATTTCTGGTGGTATATTATTGGTTCTTTTTGTTAAAAATGGTCCTTTTAGAAAAAAATCTAACAGTTTTGACCTTTCAATTATCTCTTCTGTTTTTAAGCAACCAAAATTTAAGCAAGCGTCCTTTGGTTATTTTGGTCATATGTGGGAGCTGTATACTTTTTGGGCCTTAGTTCCTGTGTTATTAGTTTCTTATAATCAATTGTATGCTAACCTAAATATTGATATTTCATTACTCTCCTTTGTAATTATAGGTATAGGTAGCATATCCTGTATATTTACAGGCTATATTTCAAATAAAATAGGCGTAAAAAAAACTTCATTTATCTTTTTAACAGGATCTTTTATATGCTGTTTAATTTCTCCTTTTGCTTTCTTGCTCGAGAATCAAACCCTATTTATTAGTTTTTTAATGATATGGAGCTTTTTAGTGATTGGAGATTCACCCATGTTTTCAACCTTGGTTGCCAATAACGTAAATGCAAAAAACAAAGGAACTGCCTTAACCATAGTTAATTGTATAGGTTACGCAATAACCATTATAAGTATCTTGATTTTTACCAAACTGAGTTTGGCTTTTCAATCTAATTTTATTTATATGCTTCTAGGAATAGGACCTTTATTGGGAATAATAGCTCTTAAAAAAAGAGCATAA
- the dnaJ gene encoding molecular chaperone DnaJ encodes MAKQDFYEILGISKSATQAEIKKAYRKMAIKYHPDKNPDDKVAEENFKKAAEAYEVLSDENKKARYDQYGHAAFDGPQGGGGFGGGGMNMDDIFSQFGDIFGGGGFSGGFGGFGGGGQRQARVKGSNMRIRVKLTLEEIAKGIEKKVKVRRKIQADGVKYKTCDTCNGSGQVMRVTNTILGRMQTATTCTTCSGAGEIISSKPNGADAQGLVVKEETVSINIPAGVTEGVQLKVGGKGNEAPGKNSIAGDLLVLIEEIPHEKLKREGTNIHYDLYVNFSEAVLGTSKEVETVTGKVKIKIDSGTQSGKILRLKGKGLPSIERYGTGDFLIHINVWTPQELNKEQREFFEKMSEDENFSPNPNTSDKSFFEKVKDMFS; translated from the coding sequence ATGGCAAAACAAGATTTTTACGAAATATTAGGTATATCAAAATCTGCAACTCAAGCAGAAATTAAAAAAGCCTATAGAAAAATGGCGATTAAATATCATCCAGATAAAAATCCAGATGATAAAGTTGCTGAAGAGAACTTTAAAAAAGCAGCAGAAGCTTATGAAGTTTTGAGTGATGAGAATAAAAAAGCAAGATATGATCAATATGGTCATGCAGCTTTCGATGGCCCTCAAGGTGGAGGAGGCTTTGGAGGTGGAGGCATGAATATGGATGACATATTTAGCCAATTTGGAGACATCTTTGGAGGTGGAGGCTTTAGTGGTGGTTTTGGTGGCTTTGGTGGTGGAGGCCAAAGGCAAGCTAGAGTTAAAGGAAGTAACATGAGAATTCGTGTTAAACTTACTTTAGAAGAAATCGCTAAAGGAATTGAGAAGAAAGTAAAAGTTAGAAGAAAAATACAGGCAGATGGTGTAAAGTATAAGACTTGTGATACTTGTAATGGATCAGGTCAAGTAATGAGAGTTACGAATACTATATTAGGTAGAATGCAAACTGCAACTACTTGTACTACTTGTTCTGGTGCTGGAGAAATTATTAGCAGTAAACCAAATGGGGCAGATGCTCAAGGTTTAGTGGTAAAAGAAGAAACAGTTTCTATTAACATTCCTGCTGGTGTAACAGAAGGAGTGCAGTTAAAAGTAGGTGGTAAGGGTAATGAAGCACCTGGTAAGAATTCTATTGCAGGAGACTTATTAGTTTTGATAGAGGAAATTCCACACGAAAAATTAAAAAGAGAAGGCACAAATATTCACTATGATCTATATGTAAACTTTTCAGAAGCAGTTTTAGGAACAAGCAAAGAAGTTGAAACGGTTACAGGTAAGGTTAAAATTAAAATAGATTCTGGTACTCAATCAGGTAAAATTTTAAGATTAAAAGGTAAAGGTTTACCAAGTATTGAGAGATATGGAACAGGAGATTTCCTAATTCATATTAATGTATGGACACCTCAAGAATTGAACAAAGAACAAAGAGAGTTTTTTGAAAAAATGTCTGAGGATGAAAACTTTTCACCAAATCCAAATACATCAGATAAATCGTTTTTTGAGAAGGTAAAAGACATGTTTTCTTAA
- a CDS encoding CHRD domain-containing protein: MKKFKLLFLFVLTSLVITSCNDDDDLMVPEPSGNTVVYQLGSKDVDGIFGKATFVENTDASVTVVLDIEGTPSDGLHPAHIHFNTAAEGGDIGLTFTPVDGNSGLSATTFTTLNDGTAISYAELLDFDGYINVHLSADELGTVVAQGDIGQNALTGTSMMYDLGEKDVNGISGNITFSERNNGETLAVIELDGTPAGGSHPAHIHANTAAEGGDILYTFNPVSGDTGVSVTTLSSLMFSAIADIDAYVNVHLSMDNLGTIVAQGDIGQNDLTGTTKVYDLGEKDVAGISGDVTFSERVNGEALAVINIANTPAGGMHPAHIHANTAAETGAILFTFNLVDGDTGMSATNVDTYTYADILDLDAYVNVHLSATALGTIVSQGDIGQNDLTGSTIVYDLGEKMLQEFLET, from the coding sequence ATGAAAAAATTTAAATTACTTTTTTTATTCGTCTTAACAAGTTTGGTGATCACAAGCTGTAATGACGATGATGATTTAATGGTTCCTGAACCTTCTGGAAACACTGTTGTGTACCAATTGGGTTCTAAAGACGTAGATGGTATTTTTGGTAAAGCCACATTCGTAGAAAACACAGATGCATCTGTAACAGTTGTGTTAGATATAGAAGGCACACCATCAGATGGTTTACATCCAGCTCATATCCATTTTAATACAGCAGCAGAAGGTGGAGACATCGGTTTAACTTTTACTCCAGTAGATGGTAACTCAGGTTTAAGTGCAACTACTTTTACTACATTAAACGATGGTACTGCAATTTCTTATGCAGAATTACTAGATTTTGATGGTTATATTAATGTACATTTAAGTGCAGATGAATTAGGTACTGTTGTAGCTCAAGGAGACATTGGTCAAAATGCATTAACAGGTACATCTATGATGTATGATTTAGGTGAGAAAGATGTTAATGGTATTTCAGGTAATATTACTTTTTCAGAAAGAAATAATGGTGAAACTTTAGCAGTTATAGAATTAGATGGTACTCCAGCAGGTGGTTCTCATCCAGCACACATCCATGCAAATACAGCTGCAGAAGGTGGAGATATTCTTTATACTTTTAATCCAGTAAGTGGAGATACAGGAGTTAGTGTTACAACTTTAAGTTCTTTAATGTTTTCTGCAATAGCAGATATTGATGCTTACGTTAACGTACATTTAAGTATGGATAACTTAGGAACAATTGTTGCGCAAGGAGATATAGGACAAAATGATTTAACTGGTACTACTAAAGTTTATGATTTAGGAGAAAAAGATGTTGCAGGAATTTCTGGAGACGTAACTTTTTCAGAAAGAGTAAATGGTGAAGCTTTAGCAGTAATTAATATTGCAAATACTCCAGCAGGAGGTATGCACCCAGCACATATTCATGCTAATACAGCAGCAGAAACTGGTGCAATTCTATTTACTTTTAATTTAGTAGATGGCGATACAGGAATGAGTGCTACAAACGTAGATACTTATACTTATGCAGATATTTTAGACTTAGATGCTTATGTAAACGTGCACTTAAGTGCAACTGCTTTAGGAACAATTGTTTCTCAAGGAGATATAGGGCAGAATGATTTAACAGGATCTACAATCGTGTATGATTTAGGAGAAAAGATGTTGCAGGAATTTCTGGAGACGTAA
- the murA gene encoding UDP-N-acetylglucosamine 1-carboxyvinyltransferase: protein MASFKIEGGHKLNGTITPQGAKNEVLQILCAVLLTPEKVIVNNVPDIIDVNKLIFILGELGVKIEKLGSNSYSFQADELKLEYLESENFKRDGSSLRGSIMIVGPLLARFGKGYIPRPGGDKIGRRRLDTHFEGFIRLGAKFRYNKEEHFYGVEAEELFGTDMLLDEASVTGTANILMASVLATGTTTIYNAACEPYIQQLCKMLNSMGANITGVGSNLLVINGVDSLGGCEHRVLPDMIEIGSWIGVAVMTKSELTIKDVSWENLGQIPNVFRKLGIQFEKRGDDIYIPEQDSYEIQNYIDGSVLTVADAPWPGFTPDLLSIVLVIATQAKGTVLIHQKMFESRLFFVDKLIDMGAKVILCDPHRATVIGHNFQSALKATTMTSPDIRAGISLLIAALSAKGTSTIHNIEQIDRGYENIEARLKSIGAKIERVA from the coding sequence ATGGCATCATTTAAAATAGAAGGTGGTCATAAATTAAATGGAACCATCACACCTCAAGGAGCTAAAAACGAGGTTTTACAAATATTATGTGCTGTTTTATTAACGCCAGAAAAGGTTATAGTAAATAATGTTCCAGACATTATAGACGTTAACAAATTAATTTTCATCTTAGGAGAATTAGGTGTTAAAATAGAAAAGTTAGGTAGTAATTCATATTCTTTTCAAGCAGACGAATTAAAGTTAGAATATTTAGAGTCTGAGAACTTTAAGAGAGATGGTAGTTCTTTAAGAGGTTCAATAATGATAGTTGGCCCTTTATTGGCAAGATTTGGTAAAGGTTATATACCAAGACCAGGAGGAGATAAAATTGGGCGTAGAAGATTAGACACCCATTTTGAAGGTTTTATAAGATTAGGAGCTAAATTTAGATATAATAAAGAAGAACATTTTTATGGTGTAGAAGCTGAGGAGCTTTTTGGTACAGACATGCTTTTAGATGAAGCTTCAGTTACTGGTACTGCAAATATTTTAATGGCTTCTGTTTTAGCAACAGGCACCACAACAATTTACAATGCTGCTTGTGAACCATACATACAGCAATTATGTAAAATGCTAAATTCTATGGGCGCTAACATAACAGGTGTTGGTTCTAATTTATTGGTAATAAATGGTGTAGATTCTCTAGGAGGATGTGAACATAGAGTATTACCAGACATGATAGAAATTGGTTCTTGGATTGGTGTAGCTGTAATGACAAAATCTGAATTAACTATTAAAGACGTTAGTTGGGAGAACTTAGGGCAAATTCCAAATGTATTCAGAAAACTAGGAATTCAATTTGAGAAAAGAGGAGATGATATTTATATACCAGAACAAGATTCTTATGAGATTCAAAATTATATAGATGGTTCTGTATTAACAGTAGCAGATGCACCTTGGCCTGGCTTTACACCAGATTTATTAAGTATTGTATTGGTAATTGCGACACAAGCAAAAGGTACAGTGTTAATACATCAAAAAATGTTTGAAAGTAGACTGTTTTTTGTAGATAAATTAATTGATATGGGAGCCAAAGTAATTTTGTGTGATCCTCATAGAGCAACAGTTATAGGGCATAATTTTCAAAGTGCTTTAAAAGCAACAACAATGACATCTCCAGATATTAGAGCTGGTATATCATTATTAATTGCAGCATTATCAGCCAAAGGTACTAGTACCATTCATAACATAGAACAAATAGACAGAGGTTATGAAAATATTGAAGCTAGATTAAAATCGATAGGCGCAAAAATAGAAAGAGTAGCGTAA
- a CDS encoding NUMOD4 domain-containing protein — MIRNLYNEEWKDIQFDEKIAVNEKYQISNYGRVINCNTEVPYLRNKTFINGYETISLKQEVNKKSTSRYVHKLVAQHFIDKENEEQRYVIHLDYDKKNNEVSNLKWATKREKELHQFNNPTWESVVKKRSRNIGKLSEGKVKIIKRQLKNNRTRISMIAKRFGVSDMQIHRIKTGENWSHVKI, encoded by the coding sequence ATGATTAGAAACTTGTATAATGAAGAATGGAAAGACATTCAGTTTGATGAAAAAATAGCCGTAAACGAGAAATACCAAATCTCTAATTATGGCAGGGTAATTAATTGTAATACAGAGGTTCCTTACCTTAGAAACAAAACCTTTATTAATGGTTATGAAACCATTTCTCTAAAACAAGAAGTGAACAAAAAATCTACAAGTAGATATGTTCACAAGCTGGTTGCCCAGCATTTTATTGACAAAGAAAATGAAGAGCAACGTTATGTAATTCATTTAGATTACGATAAAAAAAATAATGAAGTTAGTAACCTTAAATGGGCTACAAAAAGAGAAAAAGAACTGCATCAATTTAACAACCCAACTTGGGAAAGTGTGGTTAAAAAAAGAAGTAGAAATATAGGTAAACTTAGCGAAGGAAAAGTAAAAATCATTAAGCGTCAATTAAAGAATAATAGAACTAGAATTTCTATGATTGCTAAACGATTTGGAGTATCAGATATGCAAATTCATCGCATAAAAACAGGAGAGAATTGGTCTCATGTTAAAATTTAA
- a CDS encoding nucleotide exchange factor GrpE, whose protein sequence is MSKKENIQEEEIKNEQENSQVEENQDIETKEAKKEPTAEELIQAEKDKFLRLFAEFENYKKRTSRERIELFKTAGQELMTSLLPIVDDFERALTHIEDDKEAEELRKGVLLIYNKFYNTLEQKGLSRIETNSGDTFDAEIHEAITQIPAPSDDMKGKVIDCVEKGYKLGDKVIRYPKVVIGQ, encoded by the coding sequence ATGAGTAAGAAAGAAAATATACAGGAAGAAGAAATAAAAAACGAGCAAGAAAATTCGCAAGTTGAAGAAAATCAAGATATTGAAACAAAGGAAGCTAAAAAAGAACCAACAGCAGAAGAGTTGATTCAGGCAGAAAAAGATAAGTTTTTAAGACTTTTTGCAGAGTTTGAAAACTATAAAAAGCGTACTTCAAGAGAAAGAATTGAATTATTTAAAACAGCAGGACAAGAATTAATGACATCTTTACTGCCAATTGTAGATGATTTTGAGCGTGCTTTAACACATATCGAAGATGATAAAGAAGCAGAAGAGTTAAGAAAGGGCGTACTTTTAATTTACAATAAGTTCTATAATACTTTAGAACAAAAAGGATTATCAAGAATTGAAACAAATTCTGGAGATACATTTGACGCTGAAATTCATGAAGCAATAACACAAATTCCAGCACCATCAGATGATATGAAGGGTAAGGTAATAGACTGTGTTGAAAAAGGTTATAAATTAGGAGATAAGGTTATTCGTTACCCTAAAGTTGTAATAGGACAATAA
- a CDS encoding CHRD domain-containing protein has translation MHPAHIHENTAAETGGILFTFNVVDGDTGMSATNVDTIAYSEIEALDAYVNVHLSADNLGTIVAQGDIGRNDLTGDSKMYTLAEKDVAGIMGTATFYKRVDGSALAVLDIENTVAGEMHPSHIHENDAATGGPIAFSFNPVNGDTGMSMTQVEELDDNTTITYDEILTFDGYINVHLSATQLGTVVAQGNIGSNE, from the coding sequence ATGCACCCAGCTCATATTCATGAAAATACAGCAGCAGAAACTGGTGGAATATTATTTACTTTTAATGTTGTTGATGGTGATACTGGAATGAGTGCAACTAATGTTGATACTATAGCTTACAGTGAAATTGAAGCTTTAGACGCTTATGTAAATGTACATTTAAGTGCAGATAACCTAGGTACAATTGTAGCTCAAGGAGATATAGGTAGAAATGATTTAACTGGTGATTCTAAAATGTACACTTTAGCTGAAAAAGATGTGGCTGGAATTATGGGTACTGCAACTTTTTACAAAAGAGTAGATGGTAGTGCTTTAGCAGTTTTAGATATTGAAAATACAGTAGCTGGTGAAATGCACCCTTCTCATATTCATGAAAATGATGCAGCAACTGGTGGTCCAATCGCATTTTCTTTCAACCCTGTAAATGGTGATACTGGAATGAGTATGACTCAGGTTGAAGAATTAGACGATAACACAACAATTACTTATGATGAGATTTTAACTTTTGATGGATATATTAATGTTCACTTAAGTGCAACTCAATTAGGTACTGTAGTAGCTCAAGGAAATATTGGTTCTAATGAATAA
- a CDS encoding hydroxymethylglutaryl-CoA lyase → MKNVKIIECPRDAMQGIKSHFISTDRKALYINSLLKVGFDTIDFGSFVSPKAIPQMRDTADVLAKLDLSKTNSKLLAIIANYRGAEDAVQFEEIDYLGYPFSISENFQMRNTHKTIDESIVTLDKILNLADKSKKEVVAYLSMGFGNPYGDPWNVDIVASWTEKLSRMGVQILSLSDTVGTSTPDVIDYLFSNLIPQYPKIEFGAHLHTTPDKWFEKVDAAFKAGCLRFDGAIKGYGGCPMAKDELTGNMPTEKLLSYFTAEKAETNVKPMSFESAYNKALEVFN, encoded by the coding sequence ATGAAAAATGTCAAGATAATAGAATGTCCTAGAGATGCAATGCAGGGAATAAAATCTCACTTTATTTCTACTGATAGAAAGGCTTTGTACATAAATTCTTTATTAAAAGTTGGTTTTGATACTATCGATTTTGGAAGTTTTGTTTCACCAAAAGCAATACCTCAAATGAGAGATACTGCTGATGTTTTAGCCAAACTAGATTTAAGTAAAACCAACAGTAAATTACTTGCAATTATTGCCAATTACAGAGGGGCTGAAGATGCTGTTCAATTTGAGGAGATTGATTATTTAGGTTATCCATTTTCAATTTCTGAAAATTTTCAAATGAGAAACACACATAAAACTATTGATGAATCAATAGTTACTCTTGACAAAATTTTAAACTTAGCAGATAAATCTAAAAAAGAAGTTGTTGCGTATTTATCTATGGGATTTGGGAATCCTTATGGAGATCCATGGAATGTAGATATTGTTGCTAGTTGGACAGAGAAACTTTCAAGGATGGGAGTTCAAATTTTATCCCTTTCAGATACAGTTGGTACATCTACACCAGATGTAATTGATTATCTATTTTCTAATTTAATTCCACAATATCCAAAGATTGAATTTGGTGCTCATTTACATACAACTCCAGACAAATGGTTTGAAAAAGTAGATGCTGCTTTTAAAGCAGGATGTTTACGTTTTGATGGAGCCATAAAAGGTTATGGTGGTTGTCCTATGGCTAAGGATGAGCTTACAGGTAATATGCCAACCGAAAAATTATTAAGCTATTTTACTGCTGAAAAGGCTGAAACTAATGTAAAACCAATGAGTTTTGAAAGTGCATATAACAAGGCTTTAGAAGTTTTTAATTAG